A DNA window from Zingiber officinale cultivar Zhangliang chromosome 3A, Zo_v1.1, whole genome shotgun sequence contains the following coding sequences:
- the LOC122050524 gene encoding uncharacterized protein LOC122050524 — MWALRTTPKEAIDVTPFQLVYNGEAVVPVEVGVESDRVHLYDEENDERRRMELDLVDEHMKQSYNRRVILRSFQVGDLVWKRIKPVDDINKLEAPWVEPYKVVQKLCSRAYYLEDENGRTNINKSTSITES, encoded by the exons ATGTGGGCCCTACGTACCACACCCAAGGAGGCGATCGACGTCACACCATTTCAACTGGTGTACAACGGTGAAGCGGTGGTCCCCGTGGAGGTTGGAGTAGAATCTGACCGGGTCCATCTCTACGATGAGGAGAACGACGAGCGGAGGCGCATGGAACTCGATTTGGTGGATGAG CATATGAAGCAGAGCTACAACCGAAGGGTGATCCTAAGATCTTTCCAAGTCGGCGACCTGGTCTGGAAGAGAATCAAGCCGGTCGACGACATCAAcaagctcgaggcaccatgggtgGAACCTTACAAGGTCGTACAAAAACTCTGCTCGAGAGCTTACTATCTGGAGGACGAAAATGGAAG GACAAATATTAATAAAAGCACAAGTATCACAGAATCTTAA
- the LOC122050525 gene encoding uncharacterized protein LOC122050525 yields the protein MVKSEARAAQKNQRSKVNAITEKPLTLVYEEKEEVQIHPNQSEATTFIAADLQSAKKAELVACFRLNYDVFAWSTHELPGISPSIDRNMEVYVDDILIKPLQAVDLCAAIGETCQTLMAYGIKLNPRKCLFGAKSD from the exons atggtcaaatcaGAAGCAAGAGCTGCTCAAAAAAACCAACGCTCGAAGGTGAACGCTATCACGGAGAAGCCTCTGACGCtggtttacgaagaaaaggaggaggttcagatccaccccaACCAGTCGGAGGCGACCACCTTCATAGCCGCTGATCTGCAAAGCGCaaagaaggcagagttggtcgcCTGCTTTAGACTAAATTATGATGTGTTcgcttggtcgacacatgagcttccCGGCATCTCGCCGAGT ATCGACCGCAAcatggaagtatatgtcgatgacatattaataaaaccCCTCCAAGCTGTTGATCTTTGTGCAGCCATTGGCGAGACCTGCCAAACTCTGATGGCttatggaataaagctgaacccgaGAAAATGTCTGTTTGGTGCGAAGAGCGATTGA